One genomic region from Nocardia vinacea encodes:
- a CDS encoding alpha/beta fold hydrolase has translation MSTTELDTTVQQNDVQLTHHTVATTLGPIAVAEAGSGPVLVMLHGGGPGASGVSNYHQNLAALATRFRVILPDQPGFGGSYRPDEAALDARSITQITVDALFQTLDSLGIDRFNLLGNSLGGAAAIAMAQSQPERISGLVLMAPGGGWLPFGPTPTEGQKEMFRYYNSGGPSEKKMANFIRTMVFDHKQFGAEVIKARYEASLDDSHIEFYHRYNAAFAKRHGMDPLWRELHKIKAPTLLLWGRDDRTITLDGAQIMLKNIRNVQLHVFGDCGHWVQLERAREFERLVGDFLADLA, from the coding sequence GTGTCCACCACAGAACTCGATACCACCGTGCAGCAGAACGACGTTCAGCTCACTCACCACACCGTCGCGACCACGCTCGGTCCGATCGCCGTCGCCGAGGCGGGATCGGGCCCGGTGCTGGTCATGCTGCACGGCGGCGGCCCGGGGGCGTCCGGAGTCAGCAACTATCACCAGAACCTGGCCGCGCTGGCCACCCGCTTCCGCGTGATCCTGCCCGACCAGCCTGGATTCGGCGGCAGCTACCGGCCCGACGAGGCCGCGCTCGACGCGCGCTCGATCACGCAGATCACCGTCGACGCCCTCTTCCAGACCCTGGACTCGCTCGGCATCGACCGGTTCAATCTGCTCGGCAACAGCCTCGGCGGTGCGGCCGCGATCGCCATGGCGCAGTCGCAGCCCGAGCGGATCTCCGGTCTGGTGCTCATGGCCCCCGGCGGCGGCTGGCTGCCGTTCGGCCCTACTCCGACCGAGGGCCAGAAGGAGATGTTCCGCTACTACAACAGCGGCGGGCCCAGCGAGAAGAAGATGGCCAACTTCATCCGCACCATGGTCTTCGACCACAAACAGTTCGGTGCGGAGGTGATCAAGGCCCGCTACGAGGCGTCGCTGGACGACAGCCACATCGAGTTCTACCACCGCTACAACGCCGCCTTCGCGAAACGCCACGGCATGGATCCGCTCTGGCGCGAACTGCACAAGATCAAGGCACCGACCCTGCTGCTGTGGGGCCGCGATGACCGGACGATCACCCTCGACGGCGCACAGATCATGCTCAAGAACATCCGCAACGTGCAGCTGCATGTCTTCGGCGACTGCGGGCATTGGGTACAGCTGGAACGCGCACGCGAATTCGAACGACTCGTCGGCGACTTCCTGGCGGATCTGGCATGA
- a CDS encoding SDR family NAD(P)-dependent oxidoreductase, translated as MSGWLDGYVALITGGGSGIGRAVAERFVAEGASVTIVGRDLDRLKEVCANSPDRSRMHAVQADVRDSEQLHAAVGETVTEFGKLDTLVTNAGIWDYQRQLTRLTAEELSATFDELFAINVKGYMLAAEAAWRELVKTRGSIIMTLSNASFYVAGGGPIYTASKHACLGLMRELAYELAPKVRVNGVACGGMNTDLRGPESLALRDRSIATSFAKRTADTPPPPIPLHDSSTDPRDFTGSYVLLASREQSGPITGQAIEVDGGIRVRGFASAAGGDHL; from the coding sequence ATGAGCGGCTGGCTCGACGGCTACGTCGCACTCATCACCGGCGGCGGCTCCGGCATCGGTCGCGCCGTGGCGGAACGCTTTGTCGCCGAAGGCGCTTCGGTCACGATAGTTGGCCGGGACCTCGACCGGCTGAAGGAGGTATGCGCGAACTCGCCGGACCGATCCCGCATGCACGCCGTACAGGCCGATGTCCGCGATTCCGAGCAGCTCCACGCGGCCGTCGGCGAAACCGTGACCGAATTCGGCAAACTCGACACCCTGGTGACGAACGCCGGTATCTGGGACTACCAGCGCCAGCTCACCAGGCTGACCGCCGAGGAGCTGTCCGCCACATTCGACGAGTTGTTCGCGATCAACGTCAAGGGCTACATGCTGGCCGCCGAGGCCGCCTGGCGCGAACTGGTGAAGACGCGCGGCAGCATCATCATGACCTTGTCCAACGCCTCTTTCTATGTCGCCGGAGGGGGACCGATCTACACGGCGAGCAAGCATGCCTGTCTGGGTCTGATGCGCGAACTCGCCTACGAACTGGCACCGAAGGTACGCGTCAACGGCGTCGCCTGCGGCGGCATGAACACCGACCTGCGCGGACCGGAATCCCTTGCCCTGCGCGATCGTTCGATAGCGACGTCGTTCGCCAAGCGGACCGCCGATACGCCGCCGCCCCCCATTCCGCTGCACGACTCCAGCACCGATCCCCGTGACTTCACCGGTTCCTATGTGCTGCTCGCGTCCCGTGAACAGAGCGGCCCCATCACCGGCCAGGCAATCGAGGTCGACGGTGGCATCCGAGTGCGCGGTTTCGCCAGCGCAGCCGGCGGCGACCACCTCTGA
- a CDS encoding long-chain fatty acid--CoA ligase codes for MTMTHPVSPGATVDVNPASAIAVTAHHHPGKLAIRYAGGDLTFAQLDVRAARLAAALADRGVGAGDRIAYLGLNSPAFLITMLAAFRLGAIFVPVNFRLAEPELGAVLRGSGAIAAVCEPSHRELLDAVRHETAVRLLLLVDDDTEVPAEGSPLGWEPWSPLLTTMRKPTTVPLRRVFDQPAILMFTSGTTGFPKGVILTYGNLWWNGINVDSRLDTRRGDVTHAAAPLFHIGGLNALALRTLVRGGTLVIRRGFEPVVFLRDLIDFEVNSFFAVPAMLAALARVPELARTALPHLRTIVVAGAPVPTSLIEHYAALGITLQQAWGLTETAPFATHLPAEFTEAKIGSAGIPMPHTEVRVVDPTNTPVPAGSAGEVVVRGPNVTPGYWNNPAATGAAFDWEGWFHSGDIGYLDEDGFLYIVDRLKDMIVSGGENIYPAEVERALADLPGILDVAVIGTPDDQWGETVTAVISCAAGTELTLEDVRQHTASKLARYKLPRRLHVVETVPRNASGKLDKVRIRHLIDKEVRP; via the coding sequence ATGACCATGACGCATCCGGTGAGTCCCGGTGCCACAGTAGATGTCAATCCAGCATCCGCGATCGCGGTGACCGCCCACCACCACCCGGGCAAACTCGCGATCCGGTATGCGGGAGGCGATCTCACCTTCGCGCAGCTCGACGTTCGAGCCGCACGACTCGCAGCCGCCCTCGCCGACCGCGGTGTGGGCGCCGGAGACCGGATCGCCTATCTCGGCCTCAACAGTCCCGCGTTCCTGATCACCATGCTCGCCGCCTTCCGATTGGGTGCCATCTTCGTGCCCGTCAACTTCCGTCTCGCCGAGCCGGAGTTGGGCGCGGTGCTGCGCGGCAGCGGCGCCATCGCCGCGGTCTGTGAGCCCAGTCATCGTGAGTTGTTGGACGCGGTGCGGCATGAAACCGCTGTGCGTCTCCTTCTGCTCGTCGACGACGACACCGAAGTGCCGGCGGAGGGCTCGCCTCTGGGGTGGGAGCCTTGGAGCCCGCTACTCACCACCATGAGAAAGCCGACGACAGTCCCGCTACGACGGGTTTTCGACCAGCCCGCGATCCTCATGTTCACTTCCGGCACAACCGGATTCCCCAAAGGCGTGATTCTCACCTACGGCAATCTATGGTGGAACGGGATCAACGTCGATTCTCGTCTCGACACCCGTCGCGGAGACGTTACCCACGCCGCCGCCCCGCTGTTCCATATCGGCGGCCTCAACGCACTGGCACTGCGCACGTTGGTCCGCGGGGGCACATTGGTGATCCGCCGCGGCTTCGAACCTGTTGTTTTTCTTCGCGATCTGATCGACTTCGAGGTCAATTCGTTTTTCGCGGTTCCAGCCATGCTCGCCGCGCTGGCACGGGTGCCCGAGTTGGCTCGCACAGCGCTCCCCCATCTGCGCACCATTGTGGTGGCCGGAGCTCCGGTCCCGACGTCTCTCATCGAACACTATGCAGCACTGGGGATCACGTTGCAGCAGGCGTGGGGATTGACCGAAACCGCGCCCTTCGCAACCCATCTCCCCGCCGAGTTCACCGAGGCGAAGATCGGTTCCGCAGGAATCCCCATGCCCCACACCGAGGTCAGGGTTGTCGACCCAACGAATACCCCCGTACCGGCTGGCAGTGCCGGTGAAGTCGTGGTGCGTGGCCCCAACGTCACACCGGGGTACTGGAACAACCCGGCGGCGACCGGTGCGGCCTTCGACTGGGAGGGATGGTTCCACTCCGGGGACATCGGATACCTCGACGAGGACGGCTTCCTCTACATCGTCGACCGGCTCAAGGACATGATTGTCAGCGGCGGCGAGAACATCTATCCCGCCGAAGTCGAACGAGCGCTGGCCGATCTGCCCGGCATTCTCGATGTCGCCGTGATCGGCACACCCGATGATCAGTGGGGTGAGACCGTCACGGCCGTCATCAGCTGCGCGGCGGGGACCGAGCTCACGCTCGAGGATGTCCGGCAGCACACGGCGTCGAAACTCGCACGGTACAAACTTCCTCGGCGGTTGCATGTTGTCGAAACCGTGCCGCGCAACGCCTCCGGAAAGCTCGACAAGGTCAGGATCCGGCATCTGATCGACAAGGAAGTGCGACCATGA
- a CDS encoding helix-turn-helix domain-containing protein has translation MYIKSDGKIDENELVARNVRRYRRERAMSIGELARRSGLSKQTLSKIEQGVGNPTVETLALLGAALDVSVRRLLTEWGTPVYVQRASEAEWFESMNRSERMLDETYGSGYVRTLVLRLERDRQQSTTIEPHAPGTLHHLYVITGKLRTGPISDSVDLVAGDFVRFPGDVPHCYVCLTDRVVAHMVTTYPQVRQFGPTVHEGSHRPGVPMTVPD, from the coding sequence ATGTACATCAAAAGTGACGGCAAGATCGACGAGAACGAGCTGGTGGCTCGGAACGTCCGTCGGTATCGCCGTGAGCGGGCCATGTCCATCGGCGAACTAGCCCGTCGTTCCGGGTTGTCGAAACAGACCCTGTCCAAGATCGAACAGGGAGTCGGCAATCCCACCGTGGAGACGCTGGCGTTACTGGGCGCCGCGCTGGATGTGTCGGTGCGTCGACTGCTGACCGAATGGGGTACCCCCGTCTATGTCCAGCGGGCGAGTGAAGCGGAATGGTTCGAGTCGATGAACCGGTCCGAGCGCATGCTCGACGAGACCTACGGTTCGGGCTATGTGCGGACGCTCGTGCTGCGGCTGGAGCGGGACAGGCAGCAATCGACCACGATCGAGCCGCACGCCCCTGGCACCCTGCATCACCTCTATGTGATCACCGGCAAATTGCGCACTGGGCCTATCAGCGACTCGGTCGACTTGGTCGCTGGTGATTTCGTTCGGTTTCCGGGTGATGTGCCTCACTGCTATGTCTGCCTGACTGACCGCGTGGTCGCTCACATGGTGACGACGTATCCACAAGTGCGTCAGTTCGGTCCCACGGTGCACGAGGGCTCGCACCGGCCGGGGGTTCCGATGACCGTGCCGGACTGA
- a CDS encoding helix-turn-helix domain-containing protein — MTTSESSPSARRMRSDAARNHAKILAAGDRLFSERGLDVTLDDVAAAAEVGVGTVYRRFANKSELIAEITGGYVTRLEAAAAAADRNPDPWSGLAGLLERTCELVAGNRGLAAAMSESADGARTFARFEAAVAPVLENLVDRARADGAVRADLAPADVLASITMVHSVAAFTRAVRPGNWRRYLALLLDGMRYPAAPAVEPALTMAEIRSARAIAAARDRR; from the coding sequence ATGACCACTTCGGAATCTTCGCCGAGCGCCCGCCGCATGCGATCCGACGCGGCACGAAATCACGCCAAGATACTCGCCGCGGGGGACCGCCTGTTCTCCGAACGTGGATTGGATGTCACGCTCGACGATGTGGCCGCCGCCGCGGAGGTCGGAGTGGGGACTGTGTACCGGCGGTTCGCGAACAAATCCGAGTTGATCGCCGAGATCACCGGCGGATACGTCACTCGATTGGAGGCGGCTGCCGCGGCGGCCGACCGGAATCCGGATCCATGGTCGGGGTTGGCGGGCCTGCTCGAGCGAACCTGTGAGCTCGTGGCAGGAAACCGGGGACTGGCCGCTGCCATGAGCGAATCGGCCGACGGCGCAAGGACCTTCGCGCGCTTCGAAGCGGCCGTCGCGCCGGTTCTGGAGAACTTGGTGGACCGGGCCCGGGCCGACGGTGCAGTGCGAGCGGATCTCGCCCCGGCCGATGTTCTGGCATCGATCACGATGGTGCACTCCGTCGCGGCCTTCACCAGGGCTGTGCGGCCGGGCAACTGGCGGCGCTATCTGGCGTTGCTGTTGGATGGAATGCGGTACCCGGCCGCTCCGGCTGTTGAGCCCGCACTCACGATGGCGGAGATCCGGAGCGCGCGGGCGATCGCGGCGGCGCGGGACCGTCGCTGA